The following are from one region of the Nocardioides marmotae genome:
- a CDS encoding HNH endonuclease signature motif containing protein, which produces MALIATLAHPLDTPAGVLSLARSKQRAANAAEAELLEAAVQWCVLHPAESLDEAASWSVFRGFGDKPVCLAGEGAPFVTEFAVVEFAAGLGKSEDAGRAYLAEALELRYRLPKLWAKVTSLDLPAWKARSLARRTLHLPKKGAAFVDTHLAPVASTIGPAALQRLLEEALVRFDPDEAQRVATERAEARHVTIQSRQVSFDGHVDVWATLDLADALDLDEALAKGAARLEALGCTDTLDARRSVALGDMARRQLSLDFDTDPKPLVVHVHQRPDGTLDDITRVENVRGFVLTTQLADWCTRAARSDAGKTITVKPVIDLSERIHVEAYEVPDRLSTQTRLRDHHCVFPWCTRPAHATSRVDDDHVIPHNKGGPTATENIAPLRRRHHRAKTHAGWHQESPTPGTFEWRSPTGLTYRVDHHGTHDLGPEPPPALGPPPT; this is translated from the coding sequence ATGGCCTTGATCGCGACGCTCGCGCACCCGCTGGACACCCCAGCCGGCGTGCTGAGCCTCGCGCGGTCTAAGCAGCGAGCTGCGAACGCGGCCGAGGCTGAGCTCCTCGAAGCGGCTGTCCAGTGGTGCGTGCTGCACCCGGCGGAGTCGTTGGACGAGGCAGCCTCGTGGTCGGTGTTCCGCGGGTTCGGCGACAAGCCCGTCTGCCTGGCCGGTGAGGGTGCACCCTTCGTCACCGAGTTCGCGGTCGTCGAGTTCGCCGCCGGGCTCGGGAAGTCGGAGGACGCCGGCCGCGCCTACCTGGCCGAGGCGCTCGAGCTTCGCTACCGCCTCCCCAAGCTGTGGGCCAAGGTCACCTCCCTGGACCTGCCCGCCTGGAAGGCACGCTCGCTCGCCCGCCGCACCCTGCACCTGCCGAAGAAGGGCGCGGCGTTCGTCGACACCCACCTCGCACCCGTCGCCTCGACCATCGGCCCCGCGGCCCTGCAACGGCTCCTGGAGGAAGCGCTGGTCCGGTTCGACCCCGACGAAGCCCAACGGGTCGCGACCGAGCGGGCCGAGGCCCGCCACGTGACCATCCAGTCCCGCCAGGTCTCCTTCGACGGGCACGTCGACGTCTGGGCCACCCTCGACCTGGCCGACGCGCTGGACCTGGACGAAGCGCTGGCGAAGGGCGCGGCCCGGCTCGAGGCCCTGGGTTGCACCGACACTCTCGACGCCCGCCGCTCCGTGGCGCTGGGTGACATGGCGCGGCGGCAGCTGAGCCTCGACTTCGACACCGACCCCAAGCCCCTCGTGGTCCACGTCCACCAGCGCCCCGACGGGACCCTCGACGACATCACCCGCGTCGAGAACGTCCGCGGGTTCGTCCTCACCACCCAGCTCGCCGACTGGTGCACCCGCGCCGCGCGGTCCGACGCCGGCAAGACGATCACCGTGAAGCCGGTCATCGACCTGAGCGAGCGGATCCACGTCGAGGCCTACGAGGTCCCCGACCGCCTCTCGACCCAGACCCGGCTCCGCGACCACCACTGCGTCTTCCCCTGGTGCACCCGCCCCGCCCACGCCACCAGCAGGGTCGACGACGACCACGTCATCCCGCACAACAAGGGCGGACCGACCGCCACCGAGAACATTGCGCCCTTGCGTCGACGCCACCACCGCGCCAAGACCCACGCCGGCTGGCACCAGGAATCCCCAACGCCAGGCACGTTCGAGTGGCGAAGTCCCACCGGCCTCACCTACCGGGTCGACCACCACGGCACCCACGACCTCGGCCCCGAACCACCACCGGCGCTCGGGCCGCCCCCGACATAG
- the lpdA gene encoding dihydrolipoyl dehydrogenase: MADADYDVLILGAGSGGYACALRAAQLGLTVGLVEKSKVGGTCLHVGCIPTKALLHAAEVADSARESERFGVRATLEGVDVPGVLKYKDGVVDRLFKGLTGLVKSRGITVIEGEGRLTGPRQVTVGDTAYTGRHVVLASGSYARSLPGLEVDGERVLSSEHALRLDRVPRSVVVLGGGVIGCEFASVWRSFGAEVTIVEALPRLVAAEDEASSKALERAFRKRGIAFRTGTRFQSVEPTADGVRVTVAAEGGEPSTIEAELMLVAVGRGPVTDGLGYDEQGVAMERGFVLTDERCRTSVDGVYAVGDIVPGLQLAHRGFQQGIFVAEDIAGLDPRPIDEAAIPRVTYSSPEVASVGLDEQTAAERFGADGIESVTYDLGGNGKSQILKTQGFVKLVRRVDGPVVGIHMVGDRVGELVGQAQLIYGWEGYPEDVAPLVHAHPTQNEALGEAHLALAGKPLHAHS, translated from the coding sequence GTGGCCGACGCCGACTACGACGTACTCATCCTCGGTGCGGGCTCCGGTGGCTATGCCTGTGCCCTGCGCGCGGCCCAGCTCGGGCTGACGGTGGGCCTCGTCGAGAAGAGCAAGGTCGGTGGCACCTGTCTCCACGTCGGCTGCATCCCGACCAAGGCGCTGCTGCACGCGGCGGAGGTCGCCGACAGCGCCCGCGAGTCCGAGCGGTTCGGCGTCCGCGCCACGCTCGAGGGCGTCGACGTGCCGGGCGTCCTGAAGTACAAGGACGGCGTCGTCGACCGCCTCTTCAAGGGCCTCACCGGCCTGGTGAAGAGCCGCGGCATCACCGTCATCGAGGGCGAGGGCCGGCTCACCGGCCCGCGCCAGGTCACCGTCGGCGACACCGCCTACACCGGCCGGCACGTCGTGCTGGCCTCCGGCTCCTACGCCCGCAGCCTGCCCGGCCTCGAGGTCGACGGCGAGCGGGTGCTGAGCTCCGAGCACGCCCTGCGCCTGGACCGCGTCCCGCGCAGCGTCGTGGTGCTCGGCGGCGGCGTGATCGGGTGCGAGTTCGCCAGCGTGTGGCGCAGCTTCGGCGCCGAGGTGACGATCGTCGAGGCGCTCCCCCGCCTGGTCGCCGCCGAGGACGAGGCCAGCTCCAAGGCGCTCGAGCGCGCCTTCCGCAAGCGCGGCATCGCCTTCCGCACCGGCACCCGCTTCCAGTCCGTCGAGCCCACCGCCGACGGCGTGCGCGTCACGGTCGCGGCCGAGGGCGGCGAGCCGAGCACGATCGAGGCCGAGCTGATGCTCGTGGCCGTCGGCCGGGGCCCGGTCACCGACGGGCTCGGGTACGACGAGCAGGGCGTCGCCATGGAGCGCGGGTTCGTGCTGACCGACGAGCGCTGCCGCACCTCCGTGGACGGCGTGTACGCCGTCGGCGACATCGTCCCGGGCCTCCAGCTGGCTCACCGCGGCTTCCAGCAGGGCATCTTCGTCGCCGAGGACATCGCCGGGCTCGACCCGCGGCCCATCGACGAGGCCGCGATCCCCCGCGTCACCTACTCCTCCCCCGAGGTCGCCTCGGTCGGGCTCGATGAGCAGACGGCGGCCGAGCGCTTCGGCGCCGACGGCATCGAGTCCGTGACCTACGACCTCGGCGGCAACGGCAAGAGCCAGATCCTCAAGACGCAGGGTTTCGTCAAGCTCGTCCGCCGGGTCGACGGCCCCGTCGTGGGGATCCACATGGTCGGCGACCGGGTCGGCGAGCTCGTCGGCCAGGCCCAGCTGATCTACGGCTGGGAGGGGTACCCGGAGGACGTCGCTCCGCTCGTCCACGCCCACCCCACGCAGAACGAGGCGCTCGGCGAGGCCCATCTCGCCCTCGCCGGCAAACCGCTGCACGCGCACTCCTGA